CATCACCTTGCGGGCGAAGAAATGACGGAAGTGGAGCGAGATGTCCTGGTACCGGTTCGGCTTCTGTTCCGCGGGAAGCTGGATGTTCAGGCCGATGGAAACTCCCTTGCCGAGGCGGGCACCGCGGTTGGCCGCTTCCATGATGCCGGGCCCGCCGCCGGAGATCACGGCGAACCCCCGCCGGGCGATCGCTTCCGCCACGTTCATCCCGCATTTGTACGCCCAGTCGTTCTTCTTCGTGCGCGCGCTGCCGAAGATGGAGATGGCCGGGCCGACGTCCTTCAGCTCCTCGAACCCTTCCACGAACTCGCTCATGATGCGGAACACTCTCCAGGTTTCGCCGCCGGCAAGCTCCTCCATCTCTCTTCCGCCCCTCCTATTCTCCGATGATTTTGACCAGCACGCGCTTGCGCCTCCGCCCGTCGAACTCCCCGTAGAAGATCCGCTCCCACGGGCCGAAGTCGAGCTTTCCGTCCGTCACCGCAACGACGACCTCGCGCCCCATCATTTGGCGCTTGAGATGCGCGTCCGCGTTGTCCTCGCCGGTCCGGTTGTGCTTGTACCGGCTGACGGGGGCGTGGGGAGCCAGCCCCTCGAGCCAATGCTCGAAGTCGTCGTGTAGCCCCGACTCGTCGTCGTTGATGAAGACCGCGGCGGTGATGTGCATCGCGTTGCAAAGGACAAGCCCCTCCCGGATCCCGCTCTCTGCGAGGCACTCCTCCACCTGCCGGGTGATGTTGACGAACGCGCGCCGCGTCGGAACGTTGAACCAGAGCTCTTTCCGGTAGCTTTTCACGAGGGCTCCTTTATCCGCCCGCCATCGCGCGGAAGAAGCGCGACTGCACCTGCTGCGACAGCAG
This genomic interval from Thermodesulfobacteriota bacterium contains the following:
- a CDS encoding TIGR00730 family Rossman fold protein is translated as MEELAGGETWRVFRIMSEFVEGFEELKDVGPAISIFGSARTKKNDWAYKCGMNVAEAIARRGFAVISGGGPGIMEAANRGARLGKGVSIGLNIQLPAEQKPNRYQDISLHFRHFFARKVMFVKYASGYIILPGGFGTLDEFFESLTLMQTGKTRKFPVVLMGREYWDGLLKWMQQTMLKEGMISSKDMKLFYLTDDPGDAVEYIIKFHQESILPVGDRRKRSPLPPGAEPGRS
- a CDS encoding secondary thiamine-phosphate synthase enzyme YjbQ; this translates as MKSYRKELWFNVPTRRAFVNITRQVEECLAESGIREGLVLCNAMHITAAVFINDDESGLHDDFEHWLEGLAPHAPVSRYKHNRTGEDNADAHLKRQMMGREVVVAVTDGKLDFGPWERIFYGEFDGRRRKRVLVKIIGE